A single Saccopteryx bilineata isolate mSacBil1 chromosome 7, mSacBil1_pri_phased_curated, whole genome shotgun sequence DNA region contains:
- the FKBP14 gene encoding peptidyl-prolyl cis-trans isomerase FKBP14 translates to MRSGVLSRFFQKLFSCSSNMRLFLWNSMLTLLVTSLSGALIPEPEVKVEVLQKPFICHRKTKGGDLMLVHYEGYLEKDGSLFHSTHKHNNGQPIWFTLGILEALRGWDQGLKGMCVGEKRKLVIPPALGYGKEGKGKIPPESTLIFNIDLLEIRNGPRSHESFQEMDLNDDWKLSKHEVKVYLKKEFEKHGAVVNESHHDVLVEDIFDKEDEDKDGFISAREFTYKHDEL, encoded by the exons ATGAGGTCCGGGGTCCTTTCTCGGTTTTTTCAGAAACTTTTTTCCTGCTCCAGCAACATGAGGCTTTTCTTGTGGAACTCGATGCTGACTCTGTTAGTCACTTCTCTGAGTGGGGCTCTGATCCCTGAGCCAGAAGTGAAGGTCGAAGTGCTCCAGAAGCCCTTCATCTGCCATCGCAAGACCAAAGGGGGCGATTTGATGTTGGTCCACTATGAAGGCTACTTAGAAAAGGATGGCTCTTTATTTCACTCCAC TCACAAACATAACAACGGTCAGCCCATTTGGTTCACCCTGGGCATCCTGGAGGCGCTCAGAGGTTGGGACCAGGGCTTGAAGGGGATGTGTGTGGGCGAAAAGAGAAAGCTGGTCATTCCTCCTGCCCTGGGCTATGGAAAAGAAGGCAAAG GTAAAATACCTCCAGAGAGTACGCTGATATTTAACATTGATCTCCTGGAGATTCGAAATGGACCAAGGTCCCATGAATCCTTCCAAGAAATGGACCTTAATGATGACTGGAAACTCTCTAAACATGAG GTTAAAGTGTATCTAAAGAAGGAGTTTGAAAAGCATGGTGCGGTTGTGAATGAAAGTCATCATGATGTTTTGGTGGAGGACatttttgataaagaagatgAAGACAAAGATGGATTTATATCTGCCAGAGAATTTACATATAAACATGACGAGTTGTAG